The Nostoc sp. 'Peltigera membranacea cyanobiont' N6 genome contains the following window.
ACAGCCAGCCCAATTCCAACCAGTAACCAACCAACCGATCCTTTAGCGCAATATTCACCAGCAGAACGACAGCGCAAAGAAAGATTAAGCGATCGCCGTCAACAGTTGGGGATTAACTCTAACTTCTACGTGAACTTAGTGAATCAAGTTTTTTGGGACAGAAACCCCAGTTTACGGGGACGCACTCTCAGCGATGGTCCTGAAGATGAGAGTTTACGGGCAGAATGGGATAAAACAGCCTCAGAATTGCTGGAAAAACTCGCGCCACTGAGTTCCAACACCCGCCGAAAACTGGGAACTTATACAACTGCTGAACGCGATCGCTGGAAAGTAGAAGTCAACAAAATCAATGTTGGTAGTCGTTCTTTGTATGATTTGGGAGATGCAGCTTTTTTTAGTGTATTTCCTGAACAGCGTGGTAAAGATTTTCGAGATCAGCCAATTGGACAAGTTTGGTACGGTTTTGTAAGCGATAAACTTAGTGCGATCCTCAACGGTACCGCTTTTCAGAAGCTTGTTTTTGATCCGGGTGCAACTAGCAAAACAGTCAACGGTATTCTTCAACCTGGTGATGGTAAAGTATTTATTGCCGGACTGGCGAAAGATCAATCTTTGGAATTGAAACTACAGGCAAATTCCCAAGTTTTGTTATCAATATATTCACCATCTGGCAAAATCCAATTTTTAGAAGATTCTCCCCAGCGCAGTTTATCAAAAAAATTACCAGAAAAAGGTTTTTACGAGTTTGTCGTGGTTTCCACAGCATCGAAACCAGAAGACTATCGACTCACCATCACGGCGGAAAATCCCGCGCCTGCACCAACACCAACACCAACACCAACACCAACACCAACTTCCACACCTACTCCCACAGAAACACCAACACCAACTTCTACGCCAACTCCCACAGAAACCCCCACACCTGAACCTACACCGACACCTAGTGCTGAGGTGACACCTCAAAGTAATTAAAAATTAAAAATATTACTCATCTACTTCAGAAACTATTTATAAAGTAAATCAAAAGTTAGAGAGTGTTACGGTGAACCAGCGCGTTGGGCAGGTTTCCCGACTTGTTCGCGCAGCTAGGCGTTAGCGATGCGAGCGTCACCCGAAGGGGTTTAGCCGAACCCACCATAGGATAATTTTATTTTTACTTTATAAATAACCTCTAATGAATAACTCTCTCAAAGAAACAGACTACTGGCTGCGATCGCTTTTGGCCCCACCCGTAACCTCTTATAAGTGAAAAGCTATTTAGGATATGCATTTCACGCCAAATGGCATAATTTTTAATTAATCGTTGTTGTGCCCCTTAACGACAAGAAATTCTTTGTTAATCGATATTAGTTGCGAAAAATTTACAATTAGTAATTATTGTTTAATAACTGTCTTAAATCTTTTGGCTATCTGCTTAACTGTCTTAACTGTCTTCTAATTATCAAGTTTTTGATTTAACTATCAACTTAACTGTCTTAACTGTCTTCTAATTATTAAGTTTTTGATTTAACTATCGTTTAATTGCTTTAGTCTACGGATTGCTTTTTTTCTAAAACTATGAAAAGTTATGGAGGCATCATCATAAATCACTAAAAATTCATTTACCAGCATCGGAAATAAGTAATGACCTAAATAGCTTTTTCAAATGCCTTATTTTTCGTTATAGACAACTTCAAAGAAACGTACATCGCTTGTTATTCGGATTAACAACATCTTGTCTTATCGCCTGGATACAAGCCACTACGAGGAAACCAAATGTGGGGACTTAGCCCGGTTGTCGAGAATACTTGTAAACTGCAACGGTGCTGAGATCGGCCACGAAATAAAGACAGCAAAAAGACCCCAGAGGAGGTTACGCGCAGATCATGCAACCCTTTGAACTGCCAGAATTTTACATGCCTTGGCCCGCGCGGCTCAACCCAAATCTAGAAACGGCACGAGTGCATTCCAAAGCGTGGGCCTACCAAATGGGGATACTTGGCTCACAAGAGGAAGCGGAAAGCTCTCCTATTTGGGACGAGCGGACATTCGATGCCCACGACTACGCCTTGCTTTGTTCCTATACTCATCCAGATGCACCAGGGGCGGAGCTTGACCTAGTGACCGATTGGTATGTTTGGGTGTTCTTCTTTGACGATCACTTCCTTGAAATCTATAAGCGCACCCAAGATATGGCTGGTGCGAAGGAGTATCTTAACCGACTACCAGCATTCATGCCAGTTTACCCCACCGACACCCCCCCAGTTCCCACCAACCCGGTGGAACGTGGTCTGGGCGACCTGTGGTCTCGTACCGCATTCACCAAGTCTGCGGACTGGCGGCGTAGGTTTTCCGAGAGTACCAAGAACCTTCTAGAAGAGTCTTTGTGGGAACTCTCCAATATCAGCCAAGATCGGATTGCTAACCCAATCGAATACATCGAGATGCGCCGCAAGGTTGGTGGCGCTCCGTGGTCAGCCGATCTCGTCGAACACGCTGTGTTTGTTGAGATTCCAGACGAAATCGCCACAACTCGACCGATGCGTGTACTGAAAGACACATTTGCTGATGGAGTGCATCTTCGTAACGACCTGTTCTCCTACCAGAGAGAAGTCGAAGATGAAGGCGAAAATGCCAACTGCGTGTTGGTCTTTGAGCGCTTCCTAAATGTGAGTACGCAGGAGGCAGCCAACCTCACCAATGAACTGCTAACCTCGCGGTTACAGCAGTTTGACAACACCGCCATTACAGAACTGCTGCCCCTCTTTGAAGAATACGGACTAGACCCGGTGGCTCGTGTGAACGTTCTGTTATACATCAAAGGACTACAGGATTGGCAGTCAGGCGGTCATGAGTGGCACATGCGATCGAGCCGCTACATGAACAAGGGAGGGGACAATTCTTCGGCATCCACCCCACTTCTTGGTGGGCCCACTGGGCTGGGCACATCGGCTGCACGGATTGGATCGTTATACAGCACCTTGGGTTTGGGAAGATTCAAGAACTTCACTCATGTTCCATACCAAGCTGTGGGTCCGGTAACGCTGCCGAAGTTTTACATGCCGTTCGCTACAAGTTTGAATTCCCATTTGGATGCCGCGCGGCAGCATTCCAAAGAATGGGCCCGCCAGATGGGGATGCTGGACTCACTACCTGGCATTCCTGAAGCCGTCATCTGGGATGACCACAAGTTCGATGTTGCCGACGTAGCCTTATGCGGGGCGTTGATCCATCCCAATGCATCCGGTGCTGAGTTGAATCTGACGGCGGGCTGGCTTGTCTGGGGAACTTATGCTGACGATTACTTCCCAGCACTCTACGGACACAGCCGCAATATGGCGGGTGCAAAAGTATTTAACGCTCGACTGTTGGCGTTTATGCCTCTTGATTCCAGCCCCATCCCCTTACCGACCAACCCAGTAGAACGTGGCTTGGCCGATCTGTGGTCTCGCACAGCTGGTCCCATGTCCCAAAACGCGCGGGGTCAGTTCCGCCGTGCGATCGCGGATATGACCGAAAGTTGGTTATGGGAACTCGCCAACCAAATCCAAAACCGGATTCCAGACCCAATTGATTATGTTGAGATGCGCCGTAAGACCTTTGGCTCGGATCTGACGATGAGCTTATCTCGACTAGCTCAGGGCGACGAGATCCCGCAGGAAATCTACCGGACGCGATCGATGCGCCAACTGGATAATTCAGCCGCCGACTTTGCCTGTTTGACCAACGATATCTTCTCTTACCAGAAAGAAATAGAATTCGAGGGCGAACTCAATAACGGCGTGTTGGTCGTTCAGCAATTCCTCAACTGCGATCTGCCGCAGGCTGTCGAGGTGGTTAACAATCTGATGACCTCTCGCGCTCGTCAGTTTGAACACATCGTTGCCACTGAACTGCCAGCCCTGTTCGACGATTTCGACTTGGACGCAAGTACCCGCGAGAAACTGTACGGATACGTCGAGAAACTACAGCAGTGGATGTGCGGTGTCCTCAAGTGGCAT
Protein-coding sequences here:
- a CDS encoding family 2 encapsulin nanocompartment cargo protein terpene cyclase; translated protein: MQPFELPEFYMPWPARLNPNLETARVHSKAWAYQMGILGSQEEAESSPIWDERTFDAHDYALLCSYTHPDAPGAELDLVTDWYVWVFFFDDHFLEIYKRTQDMAGAKEYLNRLPAFMPVYPTDTPPVPTNPVERGLGDLWSRTAFTKSADWRRRFSESTKNLLEESLWELSNISQDRIANPIEYIEMRRKVGGAPWSADLVEHAVFVEIPDEIATTRPMRVLKDTFADGVHLRNDLFSYQREVEDEGENANCVLVFERFLNVSTQEAANLTNELLTSRLQQFDNTAITELLPLFEEYGLDPVARVNVLLYIKGLQDWQSGGHEWHMRSSRYMNKGGDNSSASTPLLGGPTGLGTSAARIGSLYSTLGLGRFKNFTHVPYQAVGPVTLPKFYMPFATSLNSHLDAARQHSKEWARQMGMLDSLPGIPEAVIWDDHKFDVADVALCGALIHPNASGAELNLTAGWLVWGTYADDYFPALYGHSRNMAGAKVFNARLLAFMPLDSSPIPLPTNPVERGLADLWSRTAGPMSQNARGQFRRAIADMTESWLWELANQIQNRIPDPIDYVEMRRKTFGSDLTMSLSRLAQGDEIPQEIYRTRSMRQLDNSAADFACLTNDIFSYQKEIEFEGELNNGVLVVQQFLNCDLPQAVEVVNNLMTSRARQFEHIVATELPALFDDFDLDASTREKLYGYVEKLQQWMCGVLKWHVTVDRYKEFELRNSSAEGRLLNGPTGLGTSAARIRSLIGAGGLSSVLDQVGSGSLVQDRYSIESDRFF